GTACGAGCCCGAGCCGGGGCCGCTCCTGCTCTTCTCGGCCAGCGCCGACGAGGTATCCCGCAACCGCCGCGATAGATTCAGCGCGATCGATTTGTAGAAGCGGTGGCCGATGGAAGGAAAAGTATCGAAGATCTCGCGCAACTTGCTGGCCAGCAGGCGATCGGCCTCGACCTCAGTCTCGGCCACCACGGAAGCGCTGGCCGGCCGGCCTTCGAGGAACGCCATCTCGCCGCAGACGGCGCCCGCGCCCAGCGATGCGATCGCCTTGCCACCCACTTCCACGCGCGCCGTCCCACTCACGATCACGAAGACTGCCTCGATGGGCAAAGCCGCCCGGATCAGCGTCTGCTGCGCGTGGAACTTCACGCGCTCCGCGTGATCGCCAATCAGCACCCAATCGTTCGCCGTCAAGTATTCCAGTTGCGGCGACTTCGTCATCCCCACATCACCCTCCCACGTCGCCGCACACACCCCTTCCGCGGGCGTGTAGCTCGGCGTGCCGGGAAGTCGCGATGCTGGGACCCTGGGAAACAAAAAACTTAGGCGCAGCCTAGCACGATTCCCGTCCCAACAAGCTACCCTTATGGGCACTCACATCATTTTTAGGATTTCAGGCGTCATAGCCGTATCTCGTGTGGAGACGGCGAATGGACAATGCCCGGCGCCACTCCGGCGGCCTCATCCCAAAGCAAAAGGCGACCGCTGGTTGGCGGCCGCCTTCTGTGTTACCTGGTACGGATCCTTAGACCGGCTGTACGTTCTCAGCCTGGAAGCCCTTCGGCCCCTTGGTCACTGTGAACTGCACCGCTTGACCCTCCGCGAGGGAGCGGAAGCCGCTCGCCTGGATGGCGGAGAAGTGGACAAAGACATCCTCGCCCGTTTGGCGGGTGATGAAGCCGTAGCCCTTAGCGTCGTTGAACCATTTCACTGTTCCTTGTTCCATGTTGATTACACATTCCTTGTTTCTAATGTTACGTGTTGCTACCGGCGGCGCCGCCCCGGGCTCCCCGAACCGCCTGTTGCCAGGCCTTTCGGATCGCTTTGGAACGATGCTGCTGCGCGGTTTTAAACGCTCAGCGCCGGACGATAAAGATCACGAGGAGGATACTTCAGGCAGGAACCGCTGTTTGGCGAGTGCTGCACACAACCAAGTTTCTTTGTCGCACGTACTCGCAGAGTATAACACACCCCCCACGCCCCCTGGCTACTGCTGCTTTTGGTTCAACCACTGGGGGAAGAATGAGCATGATGCCTGGGAGCGCGGCCTGGTCGAGAAGCCCGCCGCGGGACGGCTGCCCTAATCAGCAACTTAAGGCTAAAATGCGCGGCATGGCATGGGTCGGCGGCGCGGCAGCGGCAAAAGCTCCACCCAACGAAGCGAAGAAACCGTCCGGATTCTCCGTCTGGCGGCTGATCCGCTGGCTGATACTGCTCGCGCTGGTCCTGGTGGTGGTGCAGGTGCTGCGCCGTCCGGCGCCTCCGCTCGCCGTGCAGCGGACGCCGCAAGAGCGCGCGGCAGATGCCGCCGCCTTCCGCACCAAGCTCGACGCGCTCCAGCGCGCCCATAACGAAGGCACGCCGGGGCTGCCAGCCCGCTTCAGCGAAAACGAGCTGAACGCATACATCGAGCAGAGCGTGGCGGAGATATCGAGTAACGCGACGAGTAATGTCCCGAGTAATGCGCAGGCAGAAACGGCCGCGGCCGCGCTGGTAAGGACGGTGAAGGCGCCGACGGTGACACTAGCCGGCGACGAGATCACCGTTCAGATGACGGTGGAACGCTTCGGCAAGGAGTTCATCTTCAGCCTCTCCGGACGACTGGGGACCCAACACGAAGCCAGCCAAAACGAAGGCAGCTACGTGGCCTTCCATCCCACGAGCTGTAAGTTGGGACTGGTCAGCATCCCGCTCGGACTGGTGGATAAACTGGTGCAGCAGAAGCTGGCCGAGCCGGAGAACCGCGAGAAGATGAAGCTGCCAGAGTTCATCCAGTCAGTCCGCGTGGAGAACGGCGAGCTGGTGGTGATGGAGAAGTAGCCGGCCTCGCGGCCATCGGGGATACACCCCCTCCCCCCTCCCTTCGCCCTCTTCAATGGAATGAGAGACTTGCAGATTTAAATCCCGGAAATCCCGGGGCAAATCCCGGAAATATGCTGGTTTCGTTACTTAGAAGAGCGTGATTTCAAAGAGCGTAGTCCCGATGCGCGTGTCAGCGTTATGGAGACACACGTTGCCTCTTCCAGTATGGCAGCTTCGGTAGGGCAAACCGGCAAACTATCGTGTGTCTTTATTGTGATTGGAGTGAGTGAGTTAGCGGGAAATCGTGAGTTTGAGGGGCTTGACACGTCTTGTTCTGAAAACCGAACAAA
This region of Acidobacteriota bacterium genomic DNA includes:
- a CDS encoding cyclic nucleotide-binding domain-containing protein, whose translation is MFPRVPASRLPGTPSYTPAEGVCAATWEGDVGMTKSPQLEYLTANDWVLIGDHAERVKFHAQQTLIRAALPIEAVFVIVSGTARVEVGGKAIASLGAGAVCGEMAFLEGRPASASVVAETEVEADRLLASKLREIFDTFPSIGHRFYKSIALNLSRRLRDTSSALAEKSRSGPGSGSY
- a CDS encoding cold-shock protein, producing MEQGTVKWFNDAKGYGFITRQTGEDVFVHFSAIQASGFRSLAEGQAVQFTVTKGPKGFQAENVQPV